CTACGGCCTCGCCCGGCGCGCCCTGGCCCCCGGCGGGCGGCTCGTCGTGCACGCGGGGCCGGTCGCCGCCCGGGCGCGCGCGTTCTGGACGGTCGAGGCGACGATGCGGGCGGCCGGCCTGCACACCGTCCCCTACCGCGTGACCGGCCGCGACGCCGGCTTCACCGGCGGCCCCGACCGCACCGCCGACACCTCCCGCGCCCCCCACGACTGGGGCTTCGTCCTGGCCGGCGCCGGCCCCCGCCCGCCCTTGCGCCTCGACCTCCGTGAGCCCCCGCCGCGGACCCTGACCCAGGCCGCGCTGACGGCGGACGCGCGGGCGGCGGAGGGGACGCGGGTGGCGGGGGTACGGGCCTCCACGCTGGTGCATCCGCGGTACTGAGCGCGGAGAGGGGATCGGGGGAGGGTCGGGGGAGGGTACGCCCGGCGGGCTCGGGGCGGGGCGAATACCCGTTTCGGCGGGTGCGTTGCCGCCCCCTCTGGGTAGGCTCCGCAACCATGGAGCATGAGGTGTTCGTTCCGGTTCCGGCCGAGCGGCTGAGGGCGGCCCTCGCCGACCCCGCGCAGGTGGCCCGTGCGGTTCCCGGGCTCCAGCAGGACGCGGGCGCGCAGCCCGTCACAGGGCGACTGAAACTGCGGGTGGCCGGCCACACCATCACCTATCGGGGCACGGCGCGTATCACTGCGCGCGCGGACGGGGCGTACGTCGTGGAGGGCGACGCGACCGAGGCGCGCGGCGCCGGCTCGGTCAAGCTGGCCCTCACCCTGCGGCCCACCGAGACCGACGGCGGCACGACCCTCCGCTTCGAGGGAACGGCCTCGGCGGACGGCCGGATCGCCGAACTGCCCTCGGACGCGGTGGGCGCGGCGGTCGTACGGCTGCTGAGTCGCTTCGCGGAGGAGCTGGGGGCGGAGGCGTCCGACCCCGAGCCCGCTTCCGGGGCCGAGCCCGAATCCGAGCCTGTTTCCGGGGCTGAGCCCGAATCCGAGCCTGTTTCCGGGGCCGAGCCCGAATCCGAGCCTGTTTCCGGGGCTGAGCCCGAGCCCGAGCCCGTTTCAGGGGCTGAGCCCGACCCCGAGCCTGTTTCCGGGGCTGAGCCCGATCCCGAGCCAGGGTTCGACGCCGATGTGGCGGAGGTGTCCCCCGAGGCCCTGGAGGACTTCACCGTGCCCGTGGAGCCGCCCGCCGA
This window of the Streptomyces sp. NBC_01275 genome carries:
- a CDS encoding SRPBCC family protein, with the translated sequence MEHEVFVPVPAERLRAALADPAQVARAVPGLQQDAGAQPVTGRLKLRVAGHTITYRGTARITARADGAYVVEGDATEARGAGSVKLALTLRPTETDGGTTLRFEGTASADGRIAELPSDAVGAAVVRLLSRFAEELGAEASDPEPASGAEPESEPVSGAEPESEPVSGAEPESEPVSGAEPEPEPVSGAEPDPEPVSGAEPDPEPGFDADVAEVSPEALEDFTVPVEPPAEAAHARRTMIGRSAEEVDHAPPRGRYAPVPAPQTVVPGNTLRWAAPAAALVVASAIVVGRALRRRG